The proteins below come from a single Papaver somniferum cultivar HN1 chromosome 11, ASM357369v1, whole genome shotgun sequence genomic window:
- the LOC113325422 gene encoding omega-6 fatty acid desaturase, chloroplastic-like translates to MASSCWLTDSTFSFSVKTYQGPLQGQTPCNVKLGPRNSPGTSFLKLGNLLHGRVRGHPSHKKRAQNIQAVSIPVPPSTMNNAEYRRKLSDSYGFTQIGEPLADDITLKDIIETLPKKVFEIDDVKAWKTILVSITSYTLGIFMIAKSPWYLLPLAWAWTGTAVTGFFVIGHDCAHKSFSRNKLVEDIVGTLAFLPLIYPYEPWRFKHDRHHAKTNMLSEDTAWCPISKEKFDSAPAFRKAIVFGYGPFRTWMSIAHWLLWHFDLKKFRPNEVKRVQISLTCVFAFVAIGWPLIIWKTGLVGWIKFWLMPWLGYHFWMSTFTMVHHTAPHIPFKASDKWDAAQAQLNGTVHCNYPRWIEILCHDINVHIPHHISPRIPSYNLRAAHKSLQENWGKYLNEATWNWRLMKTIMTVCHVYSEEQNYVSFDEIAPDESQPITFLKKVMPDFA, encoded by the exons ATGGCTTCTTCTTGCTGGCTTACAGACTCAACCTTTTCTTTCTCAGTTAAAACATATCAGGGACCTCTTCAAGGACAAACTCCTTGTAATGTAAAACTTGGTCCCAGAAATTCTCCGG GTACATCTTTTCTGAAATTAGGAAACCTTCTTCATGGAAGGGTTAGAGGTCATCCATCTCATAAGAAGAGAGCACAAAACATACAGGCTGTGTCAATTCCAGTTCCACCATCTACAATGAACAACGCCGAGTATAGGAGGAAGCTATCCGATAGCTATGGGTTTACCCAAATTGGGGAACCGCTTGCAGATGATATTACATTGAAGGATATTATTGAAACTCTTCCAAAAAAG GTATTTGAGATTGATGATGTAAAAGCTTGGAAAACGATTCTGGTATCCATCACTTCTTACACACTGGGGATTTTCATGATTGCAAAGTCTCCATGGTATTTACTTCCTCTGGCATGGGCATGGACAGGTACTGCAGTAACTGGG TTCTTTGTGATAGGTCATGATTGTGCTCACAAATCATTTTCAAGGAACAAACTGGTGGAAGACATCGTTGGGACACTCGCATTTTTGCCCCTCATATACCCATATGAACCTTGGCGCTTTAAGCACGATCGCCATCACGCGAAAACAAACAT GCTGTCTGAAGATACAGCTTGGTGTCCTATTAGTAAAGAAAAGTTTGATTCAGCCCCAGCTTTCCGGAAGGCAATTGTATTCGGGTATGGTCCTTTCCGGACATGGATGTCGATAGCTCACTG GTTACTGTGGCACTTCGATTTGAAGAAGTTCAGACCAAATGAAGTTAAAAGGGTGCAGATAAGCTTGACTTGTGTGTTTGCATTTGTTGCAATTGGGTGGCCATTAATTATCTGGAAAACAGGACTTGTTGGATGGATTAAGTTCTGGTTGATGCCATGGCTAGGTTACCATTTCTGG ATGAGTACTTTCACAATGGTGCATCACACAGCTCCTCACATACCATTTAAAGCTTCAGATAAGTGGGATGCCGCTCAGGCCCAATTAAATGGCACAGTTCATTGCAACTATCCTCGTTG GATAGAGATTCTCTGTCATGATATCAATGTGCATATTCCTCACCATATATCTCCACGGATACCTAGCTACAACCTACGAGCAGCTCATAAATCTTTGCAAGAGAACTGGGGCAAG TATCTGAACGAGGCAACATGGAATTGGCGTTTGATGAAGACTATAATGACAGTCTGCCATGTTTACAGTGAGGAGCAAAATTACGTTTCTTTTGATGAAATAGCTCCTGACGAATCTCAACCAATTACATTCCTTAAAAAAGTCATGCCAGATTTTGCTTGA
- the LOC113325034 gene encoding uncharacterized protein LOC113325034 yields MINVKGPHGGSVLGRRYIERDRKVCHNLIIKDYFSGGESKYPPSYFCRRYRMDIDLFKRILRGIHNHDDYFTQRVDAAKKYDLSPLQKMMALLKMLAYGCPVDSVDEYIQIGESTVVECLKLFCDAIIGVFEEQYLRKPNEDDIKKLLKEGKDRGFPGMLVSLDCMHWPWRNCHVAWHGTHTNGFKKVPTLILEAVPSESLWIWHAFFGMAGSNNDVSVLDRSPLFDDIVNGIAPPCNFVVQGHQYDMGYYLSDGIYPQYATLLQTISSPNTTKEKFFAKRQEVVRKDVERAFGILQARWHIVKRPSRMWNVKDIGKIRDTCIILHNMIIAHERQQGVDPESWRPLPDENVEPVVPQHDCAFLVDNMINRIRQVRDKEVHNELKIDIINHLWDQLGDSETVGFLYLQRRS; encoded by the coding sequence ATGATAAATGTCAAGGGGCCTCATGGTGGATCAGTTTTGGGTAGAAGATACATCGAACGCGATAGAAAGGTTTGTCATAATTTAATTATCAAAGATTATTTCAGTGGCGGGGAGTCGAAATATCCACCAAGTTATTTTTGTCGTCGCTATCGGATGGATATTGATCTATTCAAGCGTATTCTACGTGGAATTCATAACCATGACGACTACTTTACACAAAGGGTTGATGCTGCTAAGAAGTATGATTTGAGTCCTTTGCAAAAGATGATGGCCTTATTGAAAATGCTTGCATATGGTTGTCCAGTTGATTCTGTTGATGAGTACATTCAGATTGGTGAAAGTACTGTAGTTGAATGCCTGAAACTCTTTTGTGATGCTATAATTGGTGTTTTCGAGGAGCAATACTTGAGAAAACCAAACGAAGATGACATCAAAAAGTTGCTTAAAGAAGGAAAAGATCGTGGTTTTCCCGGAATGCTTGTTAGCCTTGATTGTATGCATTGGCCTTGGAGGAATtgccatgtggcatggcatggtaCACACACAAATGGTTTTAAGAAGGTTCCCACTCTAATTTTAGAGGCAGTGCCATCCGAAAGTCTGTGGATATGGCATGCATTCTTTGGCATGGCTGGTTCAAATAATGATGTTTCTGTTTTAGACAGATCTCCTTTATTTGATGACATAGTTAATGGTATTGCTCCACCGTGTAACTTTGTTGTTCAAGGCCATCAATATGATATGGGATATTATTTATCCGATGGAATTTACCCTCAGTATGCAACTCTACTCCAAACTATCTCAAGTCCTAATACCACCAAAGAGAAGTTTTTTGCCAAACGCCAAGAAGTTGTACGTAAAGATGTGGAACGGGCATTCGGGATACTGCAAGCAAGGTGGCATATTGTTAAGAGGCCGTCACGTATGTGGAATGTAAAAGATATTGGGAAGATTCGGGATACTTGCATCATTTTGCATAATATGATCATTGCGCATGAGCGTCAACAAGGAGTCGACCCTGAAAGTTGGAGGCCACTTCCGGATGAAAATGTTGAACCTGTTGTTCCACAGCATGACTGCGCATTTTTAGTCGATAACATGATTAATCGAATAAGGCAGGTTCGAGACAAGGAAGTGCACAACGAGCTTAAGATTGATATCATTAACCACTTATGGGATCAATTAGGTGATTCAGAGACTGTAGGGTTCCTTTATTTGCAGCGTAGGAGTTGA
- the LOC113325035 gene encoding glutathione S-transferase T3-like, translating to MTAEDIALTKAYLYVSVDSIVGKDQTSERMWSRILVAWRENMGTYDEFRKANGLSCRWGLIQADVTKFHAAYESIERAPKSGVSIEKVKRDALRVYKETGDGSAFKFEHCWEILKENPKWCSLQLTKNGTSKKEKKTSEGLADSLAQTSLTSSLPDGVTNVDTENIDVEQGVARPPGILSSFQSTIEKQHLFNQQELELKKEKDKKYHELMELLVKKELELKEKAQQLKEEAQKEKQKLENRKECERIMTTYLTPLQPAIRRVYEQMQAKIIKEWEEEGLLGDDWLML from the exons ATGACAGCTGAAGACATCGCGCTGACAAAGGCATATCTCTACGTCTCTGTCGATTCGATTGTAGGGAAGGATCAGACAAGTGAAAGAATGTGGAGTCGTATTTTGGTTGCTTGGAGGGAGAACATGGGAACTTATGATGAGTTTCGAAAAGCCAATGGCTTATCATGCCGTTGGGGTCTGATCCAAGCTGATGTAACTAAGTTTCATGCTGCATATGAATCTATAGAGAGAGCTCCCAAAAGTGGAGTCTCGATTGAGAAAGTG AAACGAGATGCACTGAGAGTTTATAAGGAGACTGGGGATGGATCAGCATTCAAATTCGAACACTGTTGGGAAAttctgaaagaaaatcctaagtggTGTTCACTTCAACTCACTAAGAATGGAActtcaaagaaagaaaagaagactaGTGAAGGTCTTGCTGATAGTTTAGCTCAGACATCACTTACTTCTTCACTACCTGATGGTGTCACAAATGTGGATACGGAGAACATTGATGTCGAACAAGGAGTTGCTCGACCACCGG GCATACTGAGTAGTTTCCAGTCTACAATTGAAAAGCAACACTTGTTTAATCAACAAGAACTGGAACTGAAGAAAGAAAAGGATAAAAAATACCATGAACTGATGGAGCTATTGGTGAAAAAGGAATTGGAACTGAAAGAAAAAGCTCAACAATTGAAGGAAGAAGCTCAAAAGGAGAAACAAAAATTAGAAAATAGAAAGGAATGTGAGCGCATTATGACAACTTATCTTACTCCTCTCCAACCCGCCATACGGAGGGTTTATGAACAAATGCAGGCGAAAATAATAAAGGAATGGGAAGAGGAAGGTCTTTTGGGGGATGACTGGTTGATGCTTTAA
- the LOC113323575 gene encoding BTB/POZ domain-containing protein At2g24240-like, whose translation MGFQGDKVRFNVGGKIFETTATTLANAGRNSMFGAMFDDEWNLRPREINEEHFIDRNSDCFSVLLDVLRTGELYIPPNIPEKLLYREALFYGVLDHVRSAKWGQFDGNRLRLTGSVRGRAPGDGTAIRAGPDGGVAVAHGSMVHVYDWMLEEHPPLNLDYQRVNDVGWIDSESIVISACERLGREDGGMGLFSSSSGDLRYKFQVNHENQVKSFTAGALCFNSDSKIFASCKGRSNEYGIGVWDQVTGKQIDFFYESLGWSLGDADKIQWLNGSNCLLVATLFPRKDNCYISLLDFRDKTMVWSWSDIGAPITVDEKRVRDAIAMEESNSICVVNEYEDLGFMDLRSGVGSIRWSSRSRLTKGKMHDEPCYPKLTLHQGQLFSSMNDSISVFSGPDWVLTSSLRRSYGGSICDFSIGGDRLFALHSEENVFDVWETPSPPII comes from the coding sequence ATGGGATTCCAAGGTGACAAGGTGAGATTTAATGTCGGAGGCAAAATCTTtgaaacaacagcaacaacacttGCAAACGCAGGTAGGAATTCAATGTTTGGAGCTATGTTTGACGATGAATGGAACCTAAGACCAAGAGAAATCAACGAAGAACACTTCATAGATCGAAACTCGGATTGTTTCTCTGTTCTGCTCGATGTTTTAAGAACAGGTGAGCTTTATATCCCACCTAACATACCTGAAAAATTACTCTACAGAGAAGCTCTATTTTACGGTGTCCTTGATCATGTCAGAAGTGCAAAATGGGGACAATTTGATGGTAACAGGTTAAGGCTAACAGGTTCAGTTAGAGGTCGTGCTCCTGGTGATGGTACTGCAATTAGAGCTGGTCCTGATGGTGGTGTTGCTGTTGCACATGGTAGTATGGTTCATGTCTATGATTGGATGCTCGAAGAACATCCGCCGCTAAATCTCGATTATCAAAGAGTGAATGATGTTGGATGGATTGATTCAGAGAGTATTGTGATTAGTGCTTGTGAAAGATTAGGCAGAGAAGATGGTGGTATGGGTCTCTTTAGTTCGTCTTCAGGGGATCTAAGGTATAAGTTTCAGGTGAACCATGAAAATCAGGTGAAAAGCTTTACTGCTGGAGCTCTATGTTTTAATTCCGACAGTAAGATATTTGCAAGTTGTAAAGGGAGAAGTAATGAGTATGGGATTGGTGTCTGGGATCAAGTTACCGGCAAACAGATTGATTTCTTCTATGAATCACTAGGTTGGTCACTTGGTGATGCTGATAAAATCCAATGGTTGAACGGGAGTAATTGTTTGTTGGTTGCCACTTTGTTCCCAAGGAAGGATAACTGTTACATTAGTCTTTTGGATTTCAGAGATAAAACTATGGTATGGTCATGGTCAGATATCGGAGCGCCTATAACCGTAGACGAGAAACGCGTCCGCGATGCAATTGCAATGGAAGAGAGCAATTCGATATGTGtcgttaatgagtatgaagatttGGGGtttatggatttgagaagtggtgTTGGTAGCATTAGATGGAGTTCTAGAAGTCGTCTGACGAAAGGTAAAATGCATGATGAACCTTGTTATCCTAAGTTAACATTACATCAAGGGCAACTCTTTTCTTCAATGAATGATAGTATATCTGTTTTTAGTGGTCCTGACTGGGTGTTGACATCCAGTTTGAGAAGAAGTTATGGTGGTTCAATCTGTGATTTCTCCATTGGTGGTGACCGTCTTTTCGCTCTTCACAGCGAGGAGAATGTTTTCGACGTGTGGGAGACTCCATCTCCCCCAATTATTTGA